The segment CCGCGCGGGCGTCGACGTTCCCCTCGAGCGCAGCCGCGACGACCCGCGCCAGGCTCCAGCGGTCCCCCGGAGGAGCTTGCGGCTCGGCGAGGGAGGTGTCGGCGCGCCCGGCTCCGCCGGCCGGCACGCCGACGCTGTCCCGTTCGGAGGGGGGCGGTTGCAGCAGGTCAACCGCCTGCGCCCCGGCGCGGGCCGGAGGCATGGACGCCATCCCCATGACGATCAGCCCGAGTACCAACGCCGCCTGCGCGCACGGCGGCCGAGACGCTTCGATCATCGCTCCACCTCCCCTTGGTCGGTTGGTAACTCCACCCCTACGTCGCGCGCCGCTATGGAGTTTCCGGAACCAGCGGCCGCTCACCGCTGGAGCGCCGAGAGAGAAACGAGGAGGAGGTAGCCGGGCGCGACCGCGAGGACGCCGAAACCAAAGCTCTTGCGCGCCATGACGGAAACGCCCAGAGCCTCGATCGCCGTCGCCCAGAGGAGAAGCGGGTCGGTGGCTGTGTCCGCGACCCTCATGAGGCCGCTCAGCTCATCCCCCATGAAGGCGCCGATTCCCAGGTTCACGAGCAGCGTCCCGCGCCCGAGCGCGATCCCCGTCCGGACCAGCTGGTCGACGATCCCGACCACGCCGCCGTACGCCGCGATGCAAAGGTAATGGATGTAACGGAGCCGGGCGCCGAGCATCAGATTCGCGATGAAGTAAAGGAGCCCCGCCGTGACGAGCAGCGAGAACACCAGCACCACCGGGCCGCCGATGACGAACGCGTACTTGGCCGGGCCCTCCATCACCTTCGTCACCGCCTCGATCTGCTCGGGAGGGGCGTTCTTGGCCTCGAGCTTCGCCACCGTGTCGTTTCGGAGGATCCCCGACTGGGCCAGCACCAGGCCGAGCGCGACCTGCGAGACGAGGAGCACCAGAATCGGGGCCAGGATGCGCGGCCGGGCCGACAACGCTATTAACGCGGCCCTGGGTTTCGCGAACACGCCGAGGAGGGTCGCAAGCGCCGACATCCCCGACGCCTCCGGGCTCATCGCCTCCCGGTTTTCGATCTGGACGATATTCTCGTTCATCATGCCCCCCAGTGGATTATAAGTGCAAGTTCAGGCGAAAGTTGAATGGAACCGCCACGGTGCACTTCACGGGGTTCCCATGCGACGATCCCGGGGTGAACTCGAAACGATACATGGCGTCGGTCGCAGCCTGGATCAGGATCTCCGGTGCCGTCGCCTGCACGACCCAGACACGAATCACGCGCCCCCGCTCGTCGACATTCGCGTTCAGGACCACCGTTCCCTCCGCGGCCCCAGACTTCGCCGCGGCCGGATATTCCGGCACGATGCGACGGACCACCTTGGGGGGCGAATCGAACGCGTAATAAGCCTCCGGCGCGGACCCCTCGAGAGCTGCCTCCCCGGCCCCTCCCGGCGTGCCCGCCACGGCGGACGCGCCTCGGCCTGCACCCGCTTCGGGGACGGCCTCCGTGGGCACGATGCTCTGGGCAGCCTGAGGGGCGAAGCGCAGCTCCCTCGCCACGACGGCCGCCCTGGTCCTCCCGGCGGGAGCCGGGAGCGGCGCCTCGGACCGCCCGGCCGGCGCTCCGACCCGCGCCGGGCCGCTGGCGGCCATGACGAGGCGCAGCGGCGGCTCGTCCAGCGTGTAGGGCCGCGGAACGTAAGGAGGGGCGAGCAGCATGGCGGCGGCGTGGATCGCGAACGCGACCAGGATCGCCAGCTCGACCCTACGGTAGTAGCTCCGCTCCAAGCGCCGGATATCCGGCCGTTCCAGATTCATGGCGACGCGCGGTGCTCCGTCGTCAGCATCACACGGGGGGCGCGGGCCCGCTGCACCTCGTCCAGAACGCGCGCCACCGTGCGGTAGGGCACGGTGGCGTCGGCGTACAGCGCGATCGAAAGTCTCGGATTCGACTCGAGCTTCGAAGCGAGCACGACCCCGACCCGTTCGATCGGTACGGCCGCGTCGTTGAACGCGACTTCCCCGCGCGGGCCGATCCAGAGTCGGATCGATTCCTCCTTCCGGATTCGTTCCCCCGTCGTCGCCCCCGGCAATCGAACCGACAACGCCTCGCGCGCCTTGAAAATCGTGGTGCTGAGAAAAAAAATAAGCAGGAGCATCGCGATGTCGGCCATCGACGCGGTTGGAATCACATTGTGGTGATGCGCGCGGCGGCGGATCTTCACGAGGCGCCCCCGGTCTGGATCGAGACTTGGCGAGCGCCGGCGAGCTTGACCTGATCGAGCGCCTTCACGAGCGCGGCGTAAGGCGCCGCGGGCTCGATGGTGAGGACCAGGAGGAGGTCGGGTTTTTCCCGCAGCTTCATCCGGATCGCGTTGCTGAGGGTTTCCATTGGAACCGCCACGTCGTCGAGCGTCACCGATTGATCCGCCGCAACCACGACCCGCGCCGTCTTCGAGAGCTGGACGACGAGGGGGAGCTCTCCGACACCCGGCAGCTCGAGCGAGATGCCGCGCTGGGTCGCGAAGATGGTTGTCGAGAGAAAGAAAATCAGGAGCAGAAAGGAGACGTCCGCCGTGGACACGAGCGGGATCTCCGGATGGGGATGCCGGCGCTTCAGGATCTTCATCGAGCTGCCGGAGTGCCGGGCGGCTTCAGAGTCGAGAGGAATGTCTCCCACTGCTTGGAATAGGTGGCGAGGGCGTCGCTCAGCTCCGCCCCGGACTCCTCCATGTCGATCACGAACTTGTCGATTCTCGACACGAAGTAATTGTGCGCGGTCTGCACGGGGATCGCGACGATCAGCCCCGCCGCGGTCGTGATGAGGGCTTCGTAGATTCCGGTCGCCACGAGCTTCGCGGATACCTCCTCCGCCGCCGCGATCGCCTCGAACGCGTGGATCATCCCGGACACGGTGCCCAGAAATCCGAGGAGCGGCGCGATGTTCGCGACCGTCGCGAGCCAGATCAGACCGCGCTCCAGCGCGGCGGTCTGGATCGAGGCGGCCGTCTCGATCGCCTTCTCGACCGCCTCCGGGCCCTTCTTCGCGCGGAGAAGCCCCGAATGGAGGACCGCGGCGATCGGGCCGCGCTTCGAGTGAAGCATTCTCTGAGCGGGCTCGAAGCCCTGATCTTGCAGCACGTGGAGCAGCTCCCCCATCAGGCGCCTTGTGTCCGTGCGGGCTTTGGCGAAGAAATAGAGTCTTTCGAGGATGATCGCGAGGCCGAGAATCGAGCACACCAGAATGGGGTGCATGAATATCCCGCCCGTCACGTAGAGCTCGATCAGCCCGCTTTCATTGGGGATGCGGCCATGTACGCCGCTCTTGGCCCATGCGGTTGCGGCGACGAGGAGTGCGGCTCCCACGGCGATCATAGGCCGGAACCGATTGGGGAATCGAAGCTTGAAGCAGGAAACCATTTCTTGGGAGACTAGCCGTCGGGACCCGCGGTGTCAAAAGGAAACGGAATTGTACGCTTTTGGACTAATCTAGCTCCAAAAGCCCTTGCCCCGGCGTGATCCTGGTTGTCCCGATCTTTGTCGGGGTATGGAATTCCCGCTTCTCTTCCAACATCTCCCGGACGGTTAGGAACTGCATCCTGTCGTAGGAGTGCCCGCCGTACTGATACGACCCAGCGGTCGAGGCCTCCCGGCGCATGGCCTTCGATGGTTCGTTGAGCGAAATAAATCCCGCCAGCTCTGCGGTGGATTCCCTCTCTAGAACACCGCGAAGGTCGCGTATGTCTGTGGGCCTGACGCCGCCCCCTTTGACTGAAAGCACCATATCCTTCAGGCCGCCCCGAGTCTCAAAATAGATACGCCCATCGATTCCCTCGTCCGCGACCTTCTTTTGCATTGGGAAGCCGCCAGCGCGTTCTACGGCCCAATGCTGGAACTCTTCTTCGCCGTCTCAATCGAGATCCGCATCGTCTCGATGGTCTTGGCGTTCTTCAGCCCACCGAACGGGTTGCCCCAGGTGGAGAGCGCCACGCCCCAGTGCGCCGTGGCGCAGTTCGGGTCTTTGGCGAGCACGGCGTTGAACGTCTTGCTGGATTCGGGAAACCAGAACGAGTGCAGCAGCGCCACCGCCTTGTTGAAGTCGTCCTTCACGGCCGGCGCGCACGACGTTTCGAACTTGATGCTCGCGGTCCCGATCTGATCCGGCGACATGGCCGCGTGATCGCCATGCTGCGCAGACGCAGCCGTTGGGAGCGCGATGGC is part of the Candidatus Eisenbacteria bacterium genome and harbors:
- a CDS encoding TonB family protein; this translates as MNLERPDIRRLERSYYRRVELAILVAFAIHAAAMLLAPPYVPRPYTLDEPPLRLVMAASGPARVGAPAGRSEAPLPAPAGRTRAAVVARELRFAPQAAQSIVPTEAVPEAGAGRGASAVAGTPGGAGEAALEGSAPEAYYAFDSPPKVVRRIVPEYPAAAKSGAAEGTVVLNANVDERGRVIRVWVVQATAPEILIQAATDAMYRFEFTPGSSHGNPVKCTVAVPFNFRLNLHL
- a CDS encoding biopolymer transporter ExbD; translated protein: MKIRRRAHHHNVIPTASMADIAMLLLIFFLSTTIFKAREALSVRLPGATTGERIRKEESIRLWIGPRGEVAFNDAAVPIERVGVVLASKLESNPRLSIALYADATVPYRTVARVLDEVQRARAPRVMLTTEHRASP
- a CDS encoding biopolymer transporter ExbD; protein product: MKILKRRHPHPEIPLVSTADVSFLLLIFFLSTTIFATQRGISLELPGVGELPLVVQLSKTARVVVAADQSVTLDDVAVPMETLSNAIRMKLREKPDLLLVLTIEPAAPYAALVKALDQVKLAGARQVSIQTGGAS
- a CDS encoding MotA/TolQ/ExbB proton channel family protein is translated as MIELYVTGGIFMHPILVCSILGLAIILERLYFFAKARTDTRRLMGELLHVLQDQGFEPAQRMLHSKRGPIAAVLHSGLLRAKKGPEAVEKAIETAASIQTAALERGLIWLATVANIAPLLGFLGTVSGMIHAFEAIAAAEEVSAKLVATGIYEALITTAAGLIVAIPVQTAHNYFVSRIDKFVIDMEESGAELSDALATYSKQWETFLSTLKPPGTPAAR
- a CDS encoding adenine methyltransferase, with amino-acid sequence MQKKVADEGIDGRIYFETRGGLKDMVLSVKGGGVRPTDIRDLRGVLERESTAELAGFISLNEPSKAMRREASTAGSYQYGGHSYDRMQFLTVREMLEEKREFHTPTKIGTTRITPGQGLLELD